A single window of Rickettsiella endosymbiont of Dermanyssus gallinae DNA harbors:
- a CDS encoding response regulator, with product MIQEDKCLLSSTIKVARAAMKAERAKSELIANLSYELRTALASIMGTAQLLTMDCLLPTQQQYVTDILNVSDSILPLVNRLLNLSEQEAQQMRRSVRPFNLKTLLEKVIKQLLFQAKSKGLQFLLDYPSHVPVNVIGAPDLIYQMVIHLSNYSMKNMDHGSIVIQVNCEQSQDEQEPDQFKLSIKDGGQGIQKKDLIRLKACLDQFDPNYIRDYRGIDLGMSITLTYIKLLNVTLEIASETEKGGLFACSIPLRRMTDSLDEKIEVQRKSLSLGAGELRILLVEDNDLLQRVYRAVLEQIEGCSVDSAMNAQMALEYYMQYSYDLIFMDICLPDSSGIDLTQIIRQQETKGERVPIIAITAHGEAKDKERFLAAGMDEVLIKPISLESIMSILEKWTSITTLSLA from the coding sequence ATGATACAAGAAGATAAATGTTTGTTGTCCTCGACCATTAAAGTTGCACGAGCGGCAATGAAAGCGGAGCGTGCTAAATCCGAACTGATTGCTAATTTAAGCTATGAGTTACGCACCGCGCTGGCCAGCATCATGGGTACAGCGCAACTTTTAACGATGGACTGCTTATTACCTACCCAACAGCAATATGTCACGGATATTCTTAATGTTAGCGATTCTATTTTACCCTTAGTTAACCGGCTATTAAATCTTTCTGAACAAGAAGCTCAGCAAATGAGGCGGAGTGTACGTCCTTTTAATTTAAAAACGTTATTAGAAAAGGTGATTAAGCAATTATTATTTCAAGCGAAGAGTAAAGGGTTGCAATTTTTGCTGGATTATCCTAGTCATGTGCCTGTCAATGTCATTGGCGCGCCGGATTTGATCTATCAAATGGTGATACATTTAAGTAATTATTCGATGAAAAATATGGATCATGGTTCGATTGTAATACAAGTAAATTGCGAACAAAGTCAGGATGAGCAAGAGCCGGATCAATTTAAACTGAGTATTAAAGATGGTGGGCAAGGGATACAAAAAAAAGATTTAATCAGATTAAAGGCATGCTTAGATCAGTTTGATCCCAATTATATACGTGACTATAGAGGTATCGACTTAGGCATGTCGATTACACTAACGTATATCAAGTTGCTGAATGTCACTTTAGAAATAGCAAGTGAAACAGAGAAAGGCGGTTTATTTGCTTGTAGCATACCGTTGCGGCGAATGACAGATAGTTTGGATGAAAAAATAGAGGTACAACGTAAAAGCCTATCATTGGGGGCAGGTGAATTACGCATTTTATTGGTTGAAGATAATGATCTTCTGCAACGAGTTTATAGGGCTGTATTAGAACAAATAGAGGGTTGTTCTGTAGATAGTGCAATGAATGCGCAGATGGCGTTGGAGTATTATATGCAATATTCTTATGATTTGATCTTCATGGATATTTGTTTGCCAGATAGTTCGGGTATAGATCTGACGCAAATTATTCGACAGCAGGAAACAAAAGGAGAGCGAGTACCCATTATTGCCATCACAGCACATGGTGAGGCAAAAGATAAAGAAAGATTTCTTGCGGCAGGCATGGATGAAGTACTGATTAAACCTATCAGTCTAGAATCAATAATGTCCATCTTAGAAAAATGGACGTCCATAACGACCTTATCTTTAGCTTAA
- the rpmI gene encoding 50S ribosomal protein L35 has product MPKLKSHRGAAKRFKPTAKGYKCAQSHHNHILTKKDTKRKRNLRQTNLVHPSDVRSVDRMLQGS; this is encoded by the coding sequence ATGCCAAAGTTAAAAAGCCATCGAGGGGCTGCTAAGCGATTTAAGCCTACAGCTAAAGGTTATAAATGTGCACAGTCACATCATAACCATATCTTGACGAAGAAAGATACCAAGCGCAAACGAAACTTGCGTCAAACAAATTTAGTTCACCCAAGTGACGTACGTTCTGTCGATCGTATGCTGCAAGGTTCTTAA
- the rplT gene encoding 50S ribosomal protein L20 — MARVKRGVTARARHKKILKAAKGYKGARSRVIRAAKQAVTKAGQYAYRDRKQKKRDFRALWIVRINAGARENGLSYSRLIAGLAKAEIAVDRKVLADLAVTDKATFAQLVEKAKQALV, encoded by the coding sequence ATGGCAAGAGTAAAACGAGGGGTCACTGCTAGAGCCCGACATAAGAAGATATTAAAAGCAGCGAAGGGTTATAAAGGCGCGCGTAGTCGCGTTATACGGGCTGCAAAACAAGCGGTAACAAAAGCAGGTCAATATGCTTACCGTGATAGAAAACAGAAAAAACGTGATTTCCGTGCGTTATGGATCGTCCGTATTAATGCGGGTGCGCGTGAAAACGGTTTATCCTATAGCCGTTTAATTGCAGGTCTCGCTAAAGCAGAGATTGCAGTTGATCGTAAAGTATTAGCTGATTTAGCTGTAACCGACAAAGCAACCTTTGCTCAGTTGGTAGAAAAAGCAAAACAAGCTTTAGTTTAA
- the minC gene encoding septum site-determining protein MinC: MNSLMGASESFKLKASLFTLTTLHLFNADPLFIQQQLKSLIEQTPHFFQQLPIILDLAALKNNAEQIIDFPGIISCLRRSGVIPVGIRGGNAEQQTLAIQAGLTILPNVKLENTDSTPKPSSTPTATAKLITQPVRSGQQIYAKNADLIVLASVSPGAELLADGNIHIYGRLKGRALAGVTGNQNTHIFCKHLEAELVAIAGHYWLSEDLHDLEQTQSLAKEGVHISLHQERLQIKTLN, translated from the coding sequence ATGAACAGTTTAATGGGGGCATCAGAAAGCTTTAAATTAAAAGCAAGCCTGTTTACCTTGACGACATTGCATTTATTTAATGCAGATCCTTTATTCATACAACAACAATTAAAATCTTTAATTGAACAAACACCGCACTTCTTCCAACAGCTGCCTATTATTCTCGATCTCGCTGCGTTAAAAAATAATGCTGAACAAATCATTGATTTCCCTGGCATCATCAGTTGTTTGCGTCGTTCGGGTGTTATTCCGGTTGGTATTCGAGGTGGTAATGCGGAACAACAAACATTAGCCATTCAAGCAGGCCTTACTATTTTACCTAATGTCAAATTAGAGAATACCGATTCAACACCAAAACCTTCCTCTACCCCTACGGCTACCGCCAAACTGATTACCCAACCGGTACGTTCAGGCCAACAAATCTATGCTAAAAACGCTGATTTAATTGTACTTGCTTCAGTCAGCCCGGGCGCGGAATTATTAGCAGATGGAAACATTCATATTTATGGCCGATTAAAAGGCCGTGCGCTAGCCGGTGTAACCGGCAACCAAAATACACATATTTTTTGCAAACACTTAGAAGCTGAATTAGTTGCTATCGCAGGTCATTATTGGCTAAGCGAAGATTTACACGATTTAGAACAAACCCAATCTTTAGCCAAAGAGGGTGTACATATTTCGCTACATCAAGAGCGTCTACAAATAAAAACCTTGAATTAA
- the thrS gene encoding threonine--tRNA ligase — MPVITLPDSKQLTFSEPTTAYQVAADISPGLARNAIAAAVDGQLVDLSYVIESDVALRILTERDTESLEVIRHSTAHLLAHAVKQLFPQAQVTIGPVIENGFYYDFAFERPFTPDDLKQIEKRMQELVKQALPVKRFTLSRTEAIELFRKMGEEYKAKIIEDIPEGEVLSLYQEGDFVDLCRGPHVPNTSKLKVFKLTRVAGAYWRGDAKNEMLQRIYGTAWFTKDDLNAYLQRIEEAEKRDHRKLGKQLELFHIQEEAPGMIFWHPKGWSIYQIIEQYIRKRLEKCGYQEIRTPQLLARQLWERSGHWDKFFNEMFTTRASENTEFAIKPMSCPGHVLVFNQGLKSYRDLPLRFAEFGCCHRNEPSGALHGLMRVRGFTQDDGHIFCTEEQIQSEVAAFIDQLYAVYADFGFNEILIKLATRPDLRVGNDENWDKAEQALAQALDGKALKWQYLPGEGAFYGPKIEFTLEDCLGRTWQCGTIQVDFSTPGRLGAEYTTEQGERKTPVMLHRAILGSFERFIAILIEHYAGHFPVWLAPIQAVVMTITDKQNDYAEAVAQELESLGFRIKLDLRNEKIGYKIREHSLQKVPYQLIIGDKEVQAKQVNVRRQGGGNLGSMSPPQPLSMSVREFEKMVKGEGLEQCRIDEAEK, encoded by the coding sequence ATGCCTGTTATTACCTTACCCGATTCAAAACAGCTGACTTTTTCTGAGCCTACTACCGCTTATCAAGTCGCTGCCGACATCAGCCCTGGCTTAGCAAGAAATGCTATAGCGGCGGCCGTGGATGGACAACTCGTTGATCTTTCTTATGTGATTGAATCCGATGTTGCATTGCGTATCCTTACTGAGCGTGATACTGAATCACTTGAGGTGATTCGGCATTCTACCGCCCATTTACTAGCCCATGCGGTCAAACAATTATTTCCTCAAGCCCAAGTAACTATCGGGCCTGTCATTGAGAATGGGTTTTATTATGACTTTGCTTTTGAGCGTCCTTTTACACCCGATGATCTCAAACAGATAGAAAAGCGCATGCAGGAATTGGTCAAGCAAGCGTTGCCGGTGAAGCGTTTTACGCTTTCTAGAACAGAGGCCATTGAACTGTTTCGTAAAATGGGTGAGGAATATAAAGCCAAAATCATTGAGGATATTCCTGAAGGCGAGGTATTGTCGCTTTATCAAGAGGGTGATTTTGTTGATCTCTGTCGCGGTCCTCATGTTCCCAATACGAGTAAATTAAAGGTTTTTAAATTAACACGTGTGGCCGGTGCTTATTGGCGCGGTGATGCTAAAAATGAGATGTTGCAGCGGATTTACGGCACCGCTTGGTTTACTAAGGATGATTTAAATGCCTATCTACAACGCATTGAAGAAGCAGAAAAGCGTGATCACCGTAAATTGGGTAAACAATTAGAATTATTTCATATCCAAGAAGAAGCACCGGGCATGATATTTTGGCACCCCAAGGGCTGGAGTATCTATCAAATCATCGAACAATATATCCGAAAACGGCTAGAAAAATGTGGCTACCAGGAAATACGCACGCCACAATTACTGGCACGCCAGCTATGGGAACGCTCAGGCCATTGGGATAAATTTTTTAACGAGATGTTTACGACCCGTGCTTCTGAAAATACCGAGTTTGCCATAAAGCCTATGAGCTGCCCGGGACATGTTCTCGTTTTTAACCAAGGCTTGAAAAGTTATAGGGATCTACCCTTACGGTTCGCTGAATTTGGTTGTTGTCACCGTAATGAGCCATCGGGTGCGTTGCATGGCTTGATGCGAGTGCGTGGCTTTACACAAGATGATGGACATATCTTTTGTACTGAAGAACAAATTCAGTCAGAAGTTGCGGCGTTTATAGACCAACTTTATGCGGTATATGCGGATTTTGGTTTTAATGAAATCTTGATCAAATTAGCCACACGCCCTGATTTACGCGTGGGTAACGACGAAAACTGGGATAAGGCAGAGCAGGCGCTAGCCCAGGCATTGGATGGCAAAGCGCTAAAATGGCAGTATTTACCCGGTGAAGGCGCCTTTTATGGGCCTAAAATTGAATTTACTTTGGAGGATTGTTTGGGACGTACGTGGCAATGTGGGACGATCCAGGTTGATTTCTCTACACCAGGTCGTTTAGGGGCTGAATATACGACCGAGCAAGGGGAGCGCAAGACGCCGGTTATGCTACATAGGGCTATTTTAGGCTCTTTTGAGCGGTTTATAGCGATTCTTATCGAACATTATGCCGGGCATTTCCCGGTCTGGTTAGCGCCTATCCAAGCCGTTGTCATGACGATTACGGACAAACAAAATGATTATGCGGAGGCGGTGGCCCAAGAATTAGAGTCTCTAGGGTTTAGAATAAAGTTAGACTTGAGAAATGAGAAGATCGGTTATAAAATCCGCGAGCATAGTTTGCAGAAAGTCCCCTACCAGCTGATCATAGGCGATAAAGAAGTGCAGGCCAAACAGGTTAATGTACGTAGACAGGGGGGGGGTAATTTAGGTAGTATGTCCCCCCCTCAGCCTCTTTCTATGTCCGTTCGAGAGTTCGAAAAGATGGTGAAGGGAGAAGGGCTTGAACAATGTCGAATTGATGAGGCGGAGAAATAA
- a CDS encoding peptide chain release factor 3, with protein MLEPEIQARRTFAIISHPDAGKTTLTEKLLLWGGVIQLAGTVKARKAAHHATSDWMALEKERGISVTTSVMQFPYQGCIFNLLDTPGHADFSEDTYRTLTAVDSALMVIDAAKGVEPRTKKLLEICRLRQIPILTFINKMDREARPPIELLDDIEATLGISCVPMTWPIGMGKQFKGIYHIPEDKVYFHAPSSNLKRKEGECFSGLDDPTVKERIGFLYQELQEELALVRGACPVFNERAYRDGKLTPVFFGSAINNFGIQELLAAFVKFAPSPQPRQADTRLVKPEEPNFSGFVFKIQANMDPAHRDRIAFLRLCSGKYIPGMKLYHVRTQRELMVNNALTFMAGDRSRADEAWPGDIIGLHNHGTIQIGDSFTAGETLKFMGIPSFSPELFQRVRLKDPLKSKALLKGLVQLSEEGAIQIFRPLASSDLILGAIGVLQFDVVAYRLKYEYKVECAYEPINVVTARWVSCNDAKRLEEFKTKAFMHLAVDSKDNLAYLAPSNVNLNLTIERWPEIQFSKLMEV; from the coding sequence ATGTTAGAACCTGAAATACAAGCTAGACGGACATTTGCCATTATTTCGCACCCCGATGCGGGTAAAACCACGCTCACGGAAAAGCTTTTATTGTGGGGTGGGGTCATACAGCTAGCAGGGACGGTGAAGGCGCGTAAAGCGGCCCATCATGCTACTTCTGATTGGATGGCGCTCGAAAAAGAGCGTGGTATTTCGGTCACTACGTCGGTGATGCAATTTCCTTATCAAGGTTGTATTTTTAATCTGTTAGATACCCCAGGGCATGCTGATTTCTCAGAGGATACCTATCGTACCTTAACGGCTGTCGATTCTGCTTTGATGGTGATTGATGCCGCCAAAGGTGTTGAGCCTCGAACGAAAAAATTACTTGAGATATGCCGTTTACGTCAGATACCCATTTTAACTTTTATTAATAAAATGGATAGAGAAGCGCGGCCGCCTATTGAACTATTAGATGATATTGAAGCTACGTTGGGAATTAGTTGTGTACCGATGACCTGGCCTATAGGTATGGGCAAACAATTTAAGGGTATTTATCATATACCCGAGGACAAGGTTTATTTTCATGCACCTTCAAGTAATTTAAAAAGAAAGGAAGGTGAATGTTTCTCTGGATTAGATGATCCTACCGTGAAAGAGCGCATTGGGTTTTTATATCAAGAATTACAAGAGGAATTAGCGCTGGTGCGGGGCGCATGTCCGGTATTTAATGAGCGGGCTTATAGAGATGGAAAATTAACCCCGGTATTTTTTGGTTCAGCCATTAATAATTTTGGTATACAAGAATTACTAGCCGCATTTGTTAAGTTTGCGCCTTCTCCTCAACCAAGACAAGCGGATACGCGTTTAGTTAAACCGGAAGAGCCGAATTTTAGCGGGTTTGTATTTAAGATTCAGGCGAATATGGATCCGGCACATCGGGATAGAATTGCCTTTTTGCGCTTATGTTCTGGAAAATATATACCCGGAATGAAGTTGTACCACGTACGTACACAGCGCGAGTTAATGGTTAATAATGCGCTTACCTTTATGGCAGGTGATCGTAGTCGTGCCGATGAAGCATGGCCAGGCGATATCATTGGCTTGCATAATCATGGCACCATACAAATTGGTGATAGCTTTACCGCGGGTGAAACCCTGAAGTTTATGGGTATCCCTTCTTTCTCGCCCGAATTATTCCAACGCGTACGCTTAAAAGATCCGCTGAAATCAAAAGCGTTGCTAAAAGGTTTAGTGCAGTTGTCAGAAGAAGGGGCGATACAAATTTTTCGCCCTCTAGCAAGCAGCGATTTAATTCTAGGCGCGATTGGTGTTTTACAATTTGATGTAGTTGCATACCGCTTAAAATACGAATATAAAGTGGAATGTGCTTATGAACCGATCAATGTTGTAACCGCACGCTGGGTTAGTTGTAATGATGCGAAGCGATTAGAAGAATTCAAAACCAAAGCCTTTATGCATTTAGCTGTCGATAGTAAAGATAATCTTGCTTATTTAGCACCGAGTAATGTCAATTTAAATTTGACTATAGAGCGTTGGCCAGAGATTCAATTTTCTAAGCTCATGGAAGTTTAA
- the recR gene encoding recombination mediator RecR, protein MAFSPLITQLMTHLRCLPGIGPKSAQRMAFHLLERARPEGLALAKTIEQAIQKVGHCEQCRSLSETPICTLCANPNRDNDLLCVVETPIDVRAIEQTASYNGYYFVLMGRLSPLDGIGPEEIGIKHFIQRLHIHPPKEVILATNPTVEGEATAHYLAELLKQHHIKTSRIAHGVPLGSELEFIDGNTIIRSLHSRITLAENA, encoded by the coding sequence ATGGCCTTTAGTCCTCTAATAACACAGCTCATGACGCATTTGCGTTGTTTACCGGGCATTGGCCCTAAGTCGGCGCAACGTATGGCCTTTCATTTACTAGAAAGAGCGAGGCCCGAAGGTTTAGCGCTAGCAAAAACCATAGAACAAGCGATTCAGAAAGTTGGCCATTGTGAGCAATGCCGAAGTTTAAGCGAAACACCGATTTGTACACTTTGCGCAAACCCCAATCGAGATAATGATCTGCTTTGTGTGGTTGAAACACCTATTGATGTCAGGGCCATTGAACAAACCGCTAGTTATAATGGTTATTATTTTGTACTCATGGGGCGCTTATCCCCTTTAGATGGGATTGGACCTGAAGAAATCGGCATTAAACACTTCATTCAGCGACTACACATACATCCTCCCAAAGAAGTTATTTTAGCGACAAATCCCACGGTAGAAGGAGAAGCCACTGCGCATTATCTTGCAGAGCTGCTTAAACAACACCACATTAAAACAAGTCGTATCGCACACGGTGTTCCCTTAGGTAGCGAGCTTGAATTTATAGACGGCAATACCATTATTCGATCACTGCATTCACGCATTACTCTTGCAGAAAATGCTTAA
- a CDS encoding YbaB/EbfC family nucleoid-associated protein: MNMKVDLNNLLKQAQDMQSKMQSAQEELAKIVVTGEAGGGLVKIDMDGRHTAKSIWLDPSLLKEAKEFIEELLIGAFNNALQKVEKASRQKLTDLTAQIQTKFTDSAIETE, translated from the coding sequence ATGAATATGAAAGTTGATCTTAATAACCTTTTAAAACAAGCGCAAGATATGCAGTCGAAAATGCAATCTGCTCAGGAAGAGTTGGCAAAAATAGTCGTCACTGGTGAAGCTGGCGGTGGTTTAGTTAAGATTGATATGGACGGCCGACACACCGCCAAATCTATCTGGCTTGATCCTTCTTTATTAAAAGAAGCGAAAGAATTTATAGAAGAATTGTTGATAGGTGCATTTAACAATGCCCTACAAAAAGTTGAAAAAGCTTCGCGACAAAAATTAACCGATTTAACCGCGCAAATTCAAACTAAATTTACTGACAGCGCAATAGAAACCGAGTGA
- the dnaX gene encoding DNA polymerase III subunit gamma/tau — protein MSYQVLARKYRPRSFTQLVGQESTCRILRNALESQRIHHAYLFTGTRGVGKTSLARLLAKCLNCSTKITSEPCDQCSACQAINANRFTDLLEVDAASRTKVEDTRDLLADIHYAPSQGRYKVYLIDEVHMLSSHSFNALLKTLEEPPPHVVFLLATTDPQRLPATILSRCLQFHLKALSVEQISLHLETILKNEHVPYELNALHLLAQASRGSLRDSLSLLDQAIAYAKQTITEQDIKTLLGSVATTDITELLEALILQDVVKLWAIVEKLNTQAADFLQVIDALLAHLHQMALAQVITVSITKENEHIQQLAQQLSAEDTQLYYQIALLSRRDLSLAPTPRLGFEMMLLRMLAFNPIKHAESSQPAAKKSLPSETASLAKNRQPIESKQLDKTIKKPALDWITLVKQLNLTGLSYTFACQCTLQEYANNQVKLLLDPKQTALHTPKQEERLAQALSKHFAQPTGLLISLGDSNLLTPARYEQQQKAQRLEETTKNLQEDPTLQAIIKTFDAKLQPESIQLLDEN, from the coding sequence ATGAGTTACCAAGTCCTTGCTAGAAAATATCGACCTCGTTCTTTTACTCAATTGGTGGGCCAAGAATCCACTTGCCGTATTCTAAGAAACGCCCTTGAAAGTCAACGTATTCACCATGCTTATCTGTTCACAGGAACCCGTGGCGTTGGAAAAACCAGCTTAGCAAGACTGCTTGCCAAATGCTTAAACTGCTCCACAAAAATAACGTCTGAGCCCTGCGATCAATGTTCTGCATGCCAGGCGATTAATGCTAATCGATTTACCGATCTCCTCGAAGTCGATGCGGCTTCGCGTACCAAAGTAGAAGATACGCGTGACCTACTGGCCGACATTCACTATGCGCCTAGCCAAGGACGCTACAAAGTTTATCTGATCGATGAAGTGCATATGCTGTCGTCACACAGTTTTAATGCCTTACTAAAAACACTGGAAGAACCGCCACCGCATGTGGTTTTTTTGTTGGCTACCACCGACCCACAGCGTCTGCCCGCTACTATTCTCTCGCGTTGCCTACAATTTCATTTAAAAGCACTGTCTGTTGAGCAAATTAGCCTGCACTTAGAAACGATTTTAAAAAACGAGCACGTCCCTTATGAATTGAATGCATTACACCTGCTTGCTCAAGCTTCAAGAGGAAGTCTACGCGATAGCCTCAGTTTATTAGATCAAGCTATCGCTTATGCCAAGCAAACGATTACAGAACAAGATATAAAAACCTTATTAGGCAGTGTGGCCACAACCGATATAACAGAACTACTTGAAGCACTCATTTTACAGGATGTAGTTAAACTCTGGGCTATCGTAGAAAAACTCAATACACAAGCGGCTGATTTTTTACAAGTGATTGATGCGCTTTTAGCACACTTACATCAGATGGCACTTGCTCAAGTAATCACGGTTAGCATTACTAAAGAAAATGAGCACATTCAGCAGCTAGCACAACAACTTTCTGCCGAAGATACACAGCTTTACTATCAAATTGCTTTACTAAGCCGACGTGACTTATCGCTTGCACCTACGCCTCGCTTGGGTTTTGAAATGATGCTGTTAAGAATGCTAGCCTTCAACCCCATCAAACACGCTGAAAGCAGTCAACCCGCTGCGAAAAAATCGTTACCCAGTGAAACGGCTTCGCTAGCAAAAAATCGGCAGCCCATCGAAAGCAAGCAACTCGATAAAACGATTAAAAAACCAGCACTAGACTGGATTACACTAGTTAAACAATTAAATTTAACCGGACTAAGCTACACATTTGCCTGTCAATGTACGCTGCAAGAATATGCTAATAATCAAGTTAAATTATTACTGGATCCCAAACAAACTGCGTTACACACGCCCAAGCAAGAAGAAAGATTAGCGCAGGCGCTTTCTAAGCATTTTGCTCAGCCAACTGGTTTATTGATCAGCCTAGGGGACAGCAATCTTTTAACGCCCGCACGTTACGAACAGCAACAAAAAGCACAACGACTCGAGGAAACAACAAAAAACTTACAAGAGGATCCGACGCTGCAAGCTATTATCAAAACATTTGATGCTAAACTACAGCCTGAATCCATACAGCTCTTAGATGAAAATTAA
- the infC gene encoding translation initiation factor IF-3 produces the protein MRPRPGGAYQPRTGSGNTKKVRVNGEIRVPQVRLIGPEREQLGVLSLTEALRQAQQAGLDLVEIAPTAAPPVCRIMDYGKYLFELSKQKTAQKKKQKRTQLKEVKFRPVTEEGDYQVKLRNLIRFLEQGDKAKITVRFRGREIAHIHLGAKLIERLEKDLAAYAVIDDRPKMEGKQMVLVVSPKKTK, from the coding sequence GTGAGGCCAAGGCCAGGGGGCGCGTATCAACCTAGAACAGGTAGTGGGAATACGAAGAAAGTAAGAGTGAATGGGGAAATTCGAGTTCCTCAAGTTAGGTTAATAGGTCCTGAGCGCGAACAATTAGGTGTTCTTTCTTTAACAGAAGCTTTACGTCAGGCTCAACAAGCCGGTCTTGATTTAGTAGAGATTGCACCAACAGCAGCACCGCCTGTTTGTCGTATTATGGATTATGGTAAGTATCTTTTTGAGCTTAGCAAACAGAAAACAGCGCAAAAGAAGAAACAAAAAAGGACTCAGTTAAAAGAAGTTAAATTTCGACCCGTGACAGAAGAGGGAGATTATCAGGTCAAGCTACGCAACCTGATCCGTTTCCTAGAACAGGGCGACAAAGCTAAAATTACCGTGCGATTTCGGGGTCGAGAAATCGCACATATCCACTTGGGTGCTAAGCTAATTGAACGCTTAGAAAAGGATCTCGCTGCTTATGCCGTGATTGACGATAGACCTAAGATGGAAGGGAAACAGATGGTTTTAGTAGTTAGCCCTAAGAAAACTAAGTAA